CTTAGATCATAGGGTTTTATTGGTAAAGAGTAACGCTTAAACTGATCTGTAATTTTTTTCCCAATATTCTGTAAGGTTGTAATTTTAAGGTCTCTATTAATATTTGGTAGAAGTTCTGGATTTTCACCAAGTTTTAATAAGTCGAACTTTTCCACCCATTCAGGATGAAATGGCCAAACTTGATGTTCCCCAGTTTTAGTAGTAGGTAAAACTCTAATAATTTTGTCCCCAAAATTAGTCAGAGAACTTAAATCACAAAAAAATACTTCATGATTCCTTAATCCATATGTGGCCATCAGACCAAAAACAAATTTCCAAGACTTGTTTGGTATCTTTTCCCACAGTTTTTCTATTAATTCGTCTTTAGGTAGATCCCTAAATCCTGCTTTGTTCAGACCATATCCTTTAGAATTTAATTTCCAATCTTCTGGTAGTTTAATTTCTAAAAACTTAGCCAAAACACTTAAAGACGTAGCGCATTGTTTCCTACTTCTGGTACCTTCCTTATAACTTTCAAGTGTTTTTTGAAATATTTTTTCTAAAGCTTCATTCTCATATTCATTGTAAATGTTTAGGATTCTTTTCATATATGGTTTGTAAGAACTTCTCCAAGTAGTTTTTCTAGTGCTGGTTCGAAAATCACTTTTATTTTCTTTAAAAAAAAATTCCTCAAATTGATTTAATCTTTTTGGAAATTCAAACCCATGTTTTATTTCCTTTTTATAGGGCTTGCTTATCCAATTAATCCAATCAAATTGATTCAATTCCAATTGCAAATTGATTAATTGTAATTTTTTTTTGGCCTCCTCTAATCCAGAAATATCAGCCTTTAAACCAAGAGATATTCTTTGGATTTTAAAGTTGTTGTTATCTTCTTTGGAGGGAAGTGAACCACGAATATTTAATTTCTCTCCTCTTTTCTCAATTTTAAGCTTGCTGCCTTGAGTAGCAAATTTATCATTGACATTATTAATTTCCTGAATTACGTTCATTTACTTATATAATTGACCATATGATGACGTTTTTAATGTTGATTTTCAATCTTCATAAATTTTAAATGGATAAAATAGGCGTCTTACTAATGAATTTAGGAGGGCCTGAACGCATTACTGATGTAGGCCCATTCTTATACAATCTTTTTTCTGATCCAGAAATTATCAGGACACCTTTTCCTGTTTTTCAAAAGCCCCTAGCTTGGTTAATTAGTACGCTGAGGAGTACTACTTCACAACAGGCTTACCTTTCTATAGGTGGAGGTTCACCTATCAGAAGGATAACTGAACAACAAGCAAGAGAATTACAATCTAACTTAAGGAACAAGGGATTTAATGCTACTACTTACATCGCTATGAGGTATTGGCATCCTTTTACCGAATCAGCAATTGCTGATATGAAGGCAGATGGCATAGATCAAGTTGTTGTAATACCCTTGTATCCACATTTTTCGATAAGTACTAGTGGTTCGAGCTTTAGGGAATTAAAAAAATTGCGAGATTCTGATGAGGAATTTAAGAAGGTTCCAATGAGATGTGTAAGGAGTTGGTTTAGTCAATCAGGTTACTTAAAGTCTATGGTTGAATTAATTTCTGAACAAATTTCACTTTGTGAATCACCTTCAAAAGCCCATATATTTTTCACTGCTCATGGAGTTCCTAAGAGTTACGTAGAGGAAGCTGGAGACCCTTACAAACAACAAATTGAAGATTGTTCTTTATTAATTATTAATGAGCTGGAAAAATGTTTAGGGCATGGTAACCCTCATACACTTTCTTATCAAAGTAGAGTTGGTCCTGTTGAATGGTTGAAGCCTTATACAGAAGAAGTGTTGGCGGATCTTGGAAGGTCAAATGTTAATGATCTGATTGTGGTCCCTATAAGTTTCGTTGGAGAGCATATCGAAACATTGCAAGAAATTGATATTGAATATAAAGAAATTGCTGAAAAAGCTGGTATTAAAAACTTTCGGAGAGTAAGGGCTTTAAATACTCATCCTACTTTTATTGAAGGACTTAGTGATCTAGTGATTTCCTGCTTGGAAGGACCTCTTGTTAATATAGAAGAGGCTTCACAGTTGCCTGAAAAAGTTAAACTATATCC
The Prochlorococcus marinus XMU1405 genome window above contains:
- a CDS encoding site-specific integrase: MNVIQEINNVNDKFATQGSKLKIEKRGEKLNIRGSLPSKEDNNNFKIQRISLGLKADISGLEEAKKKLQLINLQLELNQFDWINWISKPYKKEIKHGFEFPKRLNQFEEFFFKENKSDFRTSTRKTTWRSSYKPYMKRILNIYNEYENEALEKIFQKTLESYKEGTRSRKQCATSLSVLAKFLEIKLPEDWKLNSKGYGLNKAGFRDLPKDELIEKLWEKIPNKSWKFVFGLMATYGLRNHEVFFCDLSSLTNFGDKIIRVLPTTKTGEHQVWPFHPEWVEKFDLLKLGENPELLPNINRDLKITTLQNIGKKITDQFKRYSLPIKPYDLRHAWAVRTIFYDLPDTVAARMMGHSVSLHTQTYHHWITKRDQQQAVNNALLKVKRVKNI
- the hemH gene encoding ferrochelatase, which translates into the protein MDKIGVLLMNLGGPERITDVGPFLYNLFSDPEIIRTPFPVFQKPLAWLISTLRSTTSQQAYLSIGGGSPIRRITEQQARELQSNLRNKGFNATTYIAMRYWHPFTESAIADMKADGIDQVVVIPLYPHFSISTSGSSFRELKKLRDSDEEFKKVPMRCVRSWFSQSGYLKSMVELISEQISLCESPSKAHIFFTAHGVPKSYVEEAGDPYKQQIEDCSLLIINELEKCLGHGNPHTLSYQSRVGPVEWLKPYTEEVLADLGRSNVNDLIVVPISFVGEHIETLQEIDIEYKEIAEKAGIKNFRRVRALNTHPTFIEGLSDLVISCLEGPLVNIEEASQLPEKVKLYPQEKWQWGWNNSSEVWNGRVAMIIFLVLFIELISGSGPLHKLGIL